In Acidobacteriota bacterium, the following proteins share a genomic window:
- a CDS encoding efflux RND transporter periplasmic adaptor subunit, protein MNGRRWRMVVVAVVAALLLVAFVSRGGEIPVRAEKAQRELIVNTISTNGKIEPMDNFEAHAPAATTVKKLFVHEGDRVQAGQKILQLDDANARADAARALARLKSAEADLAAMKTGGTHEEVLNRQADLVKARAERDSAQRNLQAMRELERRGAASPAEVQEADNRFQRAQADVTAFEQKQSSRYSRPEEAKIQAQAGEARATYQAAQSLLKTANVTAPRDGVVYSLPIREGQYVNAGDLLAQIADLKKLQVRAFVDEPEIGKLATGQPVLITWDALPGRSWSGMLARVPTTVSPRGTRTVGEITIDVENGDQKLLPNVNVSVTVTTAKHDSALTVSREAVHQENGKRFVYEVVKDQLKRQDVETGVMSLTRIEITKGVSDGSQIALGAVTGQALKNGMEVRVVQR, encoded by the coding sequence ATGAACGGTAGACGATGGAGGATGGTGGTGGTGGCGGTGGTCGCCGCCTTGCTGCTGGTGGCGTTCGTGAGCCGCGGCGGCGAGATACCAGTGCGCGCCGAAAAGGCGCAGCGCGAACTCATCGTGAACACCATCTCGACCAACGGCAAGATCGAGCCCATGGATAATTTCGAAGCGCATGCCCCAGCGGCGACGACGGTGAAGAAGCTGTTCGTCCACGAGGGCGACCGGGTGCAGGCGGGCCAGAAGATCCTGCAGCTCGACGATGCGAACGCGCGCGCCGACGCGGCGCGGGCACTGGCGCGATTGAAGTCTGCCGAGGCCGACCTGGCGGCGATGAAGACGGGCGGCACGCACGAAGAGGTACTGAACCGGCAAGCCGACCTGGTGAAGGCGCGCGCAGAGCGCGATTCGGCACAGCGCAACCTGCAAGCGATGCGCGAGCTGGAGCGACGCGGCGCAGCGTCGCCGGCCGAGGTGCAGGAAGCGGACAACCGTTTCCAGCGAGCGCAGGCAGACGTGACCGCGTTCGAGCAGAAGCAGAGCTCGCGCTACTCACGGCCCGAGGAAGCGAAGATCCAGGCGCAGGCGGGCGAGGCGCGCGCGACCTATCAAGCGGCGCAATCCTTATTGAAGACTGCGAATGTTACGGCGCCGCGCGATGGTGTGGTGTATTCCCTGCCCATCCGCGAAGGCCAGTACGTGAATGCCGGCGACCTGCTGGCACAGATCGCCGACTTGAAGAAGTTGCAGGTGCGCGCCTTCGTGGACGAGCCGGAGATCGGCAAGCTGGCCACGGGCCAGCCCGTGCTGATCACGTGGGACGCGCTGCCGGGCAGGTCATGGTCGGGCATGTTGGCGCGGGTGCCGACGACGGTGAGCCCGCGCGGGACGCGCACCGTGGGCGAGATCACCATCGACGTGGAGAATGGAGACCAGAAATTGCTGCCCAACGTGAACGTGAGCGTGACGGTGACGACAGCAAAGCACGACAGCGCGTTGACCGTCTCGCGGGAAGCGGTGCACCAGGAAAACGGGAAACGCTTTGTCTATGAGGTGGTGAAAGACCAGCTCAAACGCCAGGACGTAGAGACCGGCGTGATGAGCTTGACGCGCATCGAGATCACCAAAGGCGTCTCCGACGGTTCGCAGATCGCGCTCGGCGCGGTGACCGGGCAGGCGCTCAAGAACGGCATGGAAGTAAGGGTGGTA